Genomic window (Candidatus Wallbacteria bacterium):
AAGTATCAGGCTCAGAGTTTCCGTTCTTACAAGATATGAACTCAAAATCCTGGGCATAGCCGACTCTGAAGCTGCAAAAATCCTGGATATGATTGAGATTAGCAGAAAGAAGGACAGGGAATACACGAAAAAGGATCTTGATGCGGAATTCCCAGCAGCTTCTGCGTCGCTCAAGGACTATCTTGTTCCATGATTCAAGGCAACCCGGCAGCAGGACAAGCGCGGCCTCGGCATCGAATTGTTAGATTACTGAATGAAAAAAAAAGGGGCCTTGGACAGCCCCGATGGAGGGAGTTTTGAAATTCAGTGTTTTATTTAGCGTGTTTATGGCTGCTCTTTTGGGCTTTCACCATCAGTTCAAGTAATTTTTCGGAATTTTTACAAATCCCTTGAAAATCATTTTGCGAGAATGCCTGTCCCACTGAATAGCCCTGCTGGAACGCCGCATAGGGCTTGTACACCTTAGCCAGGGCATAGTCCAGGACTTTTCCAGCCCCAATTCCAATGTCGGCCAGATCCTGATCTGTACCCAGTTCATGATGCGCTGTAGCAATTATGGCAGCGCAAACTTTTCCATTATTGTCATCGAGTTTTTCCAGGAATGTATCTGCAATTTCGATCAACTTATCAGCATCATTCGGGACTGGGTCTGCAGGCGTCCAGCAATGTGTGTTACCATCCGTAGCTCCGCCTGAAGTCCACCAGGTCCCAGAAAGATCTTCGGCAGTGGGTGGGTCGCTGTCAGGTTCATCGGGAGTGACGTCAGGTTCATCTGGAGTGACATCAGGCTCATCTGGAGTGACATCAGGCTCATCGGGAGTGACATCAGGCTCATCGGGAGTGACATCAGGTTCATCGGGAGTGACATCTGGCTCATCGGGAGTGACATCTGGCTCATCGGGAGTGACATCAGGTTCATCGGGAGTGACATCTGGCTCATCATCTCGAATTAGATCACCTTTCTGCATAGCCCGGCAGACAGCCATGTATTTATTGTTTCCTGACAAGCATGAAGCTTCAGCAGCGAAGCCAAAATAGCTGATCTCACCTGCTCCCCATTTCCAGGCCTTAACTGCAGTTTTAATTCCTTTCCGCAGATTCTTGCCAGACCAGCCCAATGCAATGGCACTTTCAATCGCAGGCCTGAGAATCGAGCTCTGGGTTTTGAAATCGCGATAGCTGGCCGGGGTCAGGATCAGCTTTCTGCCTTTCTGTGAAATAGCGAAGCAGACCACTGAAGATCTTAAATCATTTGCCTGTGCATTCCATGCCATTCTGGCCTGAATCAGTGAATTTTTCACCACTTCTTTGGCATTGATCTGGGTTACTGCCAGAACTTCGGCCATGTTCTGAAATCCGCAGGCCGTTGTTTCGCAGAATGAGCTTGTCAGGATCTTGCCGCCCTTGTCGGTTTCCACCTGTACTCCGATCACCCCGACCAACTTATCTTTTGATTTTGCATCTGCCGCTGAAACCATCAGTAAAACGAACAGGATTACCATGAACTACATACTCCATTTTCTTGACGAACATTCGCATACTTTAGACTTCATACTTCCTCCTCAGCGCCTGATTGACGCTCTTGTCTACTTTGCAATCCTTAAAGTAATCATAAAACCACCTGAACGATTCAGATAGTTGTATCAGGTTGTATTATTGAATTGGTTTGGATTTTTTCAATCTTCAATACCAATATGTGCCAAAGGCTCGCCTAAGTATTGAAATGCGGTACTGATTATTCCTTGAAAATTATGCAATGTTTCACTGAGGAATTAAAATAATACCCTCCCCGGTCGTGAGAGGTGAGGATGAAACGCACACCTTTTTCATCGCCGAGTTTTTTCCGCAGCCTTAAAATGGTGGGTCTGAAGTTGTTCCCGTCAACAGCATAGTCAAATTTCCGTTTCCAGACCTGTTCAAAAAGCTTTGGAGTCCCGATAATGCGTCCCGGTTTTCTGGCTAAAGCAAAAAGCAGGGAAACAAGTATAGTCTTCCCGAAAAGGTCTACTGGCTTTCCGTCAACCAGCAGCTCAGATTCTGTAAAGTCGATGAAGATTTCAAAATCCATTTTTCTCTGCCGCAGGTCCCTGAGCGCACCCGGTTCAGCAAAGCGTCTGGTAACACCATTGCAGAGCACGCAGATGCCGGTTCTTTTCTGCTCTAACAGCCGCTCCACATCTGAGACATAACGACGGACTCCATCATCCAGACCTGAAGTGAGTTTGCTGAGAAGATCCTGAAACTCCCTGAAAGTTTTTTCCGCTTCCTGCTGCCTGTTTGTCAGTTGAAACGCTTTGAACAGACAGTATTTTACCCGTGCGACCGAGGATGGAGAAAGTCTATCCAGACTGTCACTGACTTGCATGATTTCCGAGATAGCTTTATCAGCCTGTCCCGCAGCCAGTAAGAAGGGTGAGCTCTTGATTATGAAAAGTAACCCATAATAAGAATTGTTCAATTTTATCATTGCTGCCTTCGCCTGCTCGAAGGCAGCCTCAGCTTCGGCAAAACGCTGCAGGCAGGTAAATAGATAGCCCTTCTCTGCATGTGTATCGAACTCATAATCGCTGTCTTTTACAATCAGGCTGATTTCCAGGGCTCTGTTCTCATAATCCAATGCCTCTTCATAATTCCGGGTAAGGACTTTCAGATATCCGAGCGAAGAATATGCCCCGAGCTGCCTAAGAAGGTTGCCGCGTCTTTGGCCCATTTCCAGCCCATCCAGCATAAGTCTTTCCGCTTCTGGGTATTCACCCATCCGGCAGAGGGCCACCCCCTGACGGCCGATGGCGATGTTCAAAAGGCTTTCAGTCCTGTTCTTCCGGCAGAGTATCTCAGCTTTCCGGGCGTAATCCAGTGCCTCGTCGGGCTTCTCTGTATAGAGCTTGATCACTGATCCCCAGCAGTAGAACTTGATTTTCAGGATCTCGTTTTCTTCCAGAAGCCGCTCTTGAGCCATGGATTTCAGAATATTTTCTGCACCAGGATTGTCACCGCAGAGAGTAAGGCAGATGGCGATCTGGAGCCTGGCAAGCAATCTGTTTTTTTCCGAGTCGCAGCAGGCGAGTGCTTTTTCAAAGTGCTCCCTGGCATGCGGAAAATCAGAACGATTGTAGCAGACGACACCTGACAGATCATGGCGCCTCCACCCGCTGATTCCATGGATGATCTTCTCTGCCTCATCCTGGTTTAACATGGCCAGTTGCTTGACATAAGCGTAATTCAGTTCCTCGCTTCTGATCCCCAGGGTTTCTATGGCGTCACGCAACAGAGGCAGCAGATCCTGGGGCTGGTCCTCAGTCAGATGGTTGACTTCCACAAGCTCCACAAGCATCTGAGCGGCGCGGTCCAGTTTCCCTGATCTCACGAACTGATAATAAGCCTCGCGCAGCATTTCCATGCTCGCCTGACCTGCCGAATGCAGTGATTCTCCTATCCGGCCATGCAACTTACTGATTTCCGCCTGCGTCATCTTGTGACTGACGAATTGCCTGAGCACATCGTGCATCCAGTAATTTCCCTCCAGGTCGAATTCCAGCAGTCCCTGCTTTCTGAGCGAAGCGAGGATAACATGGTCTGTTTCAGGGTGCATTTCAAGGATAGAATCCTGATTGACCGGAATCCTTAGCAGACTGAAAGTTCTAAGCAGAGAAACCGAGTGTACATCCAGTCCAGCCCAGAACATGGAATTGAAGTATTCCTCAGATTTCTCCTGCATGGCGTGCTCCAGCAGGTCCAGATTCCGGACTGTGTTTTTCCCTGAAACCACCAGTCCGATCAGGAGCTTCACCAGCAGTGGATGTCCTCCTGTCAGTCTGAACAGCACTTCTGTTAATTTTCCTGCCCCTTGCTCGTATCCGTGAAAAGACAAAAGCCTTGTCACCATGGAGCCCGATTCTTCACGATCCAGATACTTAAGAATGTGGGTATAGACACCGGCTGAAGCCAGGGTTCCCAGCTCCGGCACGATCCGCGAGGCGATGATAAGCTTCCCGGACCGCATTTCATGGGTTGCTTCCACCAGGCTCCTGGTCAGGCTGTCTTCCACATATTGAAAATCATCGATCAGCAGGGCCATCGGAAGTTCGTCGATCCTCTCAGCGATCTGCTGGGGATCGATCTCTACTCCATTGTTTTCCATCTTACCTGTCAGTGAATTCAAACGGTCCAGGATTGCGGCATAGAAATCCCCTGCATTCCAGCCATTCCTGCAGTGGATCAGGCTCACCTGATTCGGGAATTTTCCTTCCACCTGGAGATGAATGGCGAGCTCATTGAGCAGCACGGATTTTCCCATCCCTGGAAGCCCTACGATGAACACGCAGCCAGTGCAATTGACCCGATTCCTTAAAATCTCGAAATCCCGGCTGCGGTCGGTGCGGAAGGAGTCGTTTTTATTTCCCTGATCCGGCATAACAGGATTCTACTAATTAGAATGAACATTTTGCAAGGTCCCCCTGAATCTACAATGCTTCCAGGCTCAGCAGACCATCGTCATCCATCTTCAGCTCGATCCGGTTGTGAACCCACTGCCTGAACTCAATTTTATGCTGATTGACCTGGCGGGAATCCCTGTAGCTCCAGAGCAGCAGAAAAATACTTGCTATTCCGAGAAAACTGCCTCTCAAAGCCATTGGAAGGTTATACTCCATACTGCCTCCTCAGCGCTTGATTGACGCGCATGTCTACTTTGCAATCCTTAAAGTAATTATAAAAAGATCAGATCGGTTCTGACAGTTGCATCAGGTTGTATTAATGATGAAATTAGAAGAGATTTGATCTCAGATGCGGGGATCCAAGGTGAAATATATTGAATGCAACAAGATGCAACTGACATTCCGTTGCTATGATGACTATAATGAAATCAGTATTAAGCTGGGAGGTACAACATGTGGTCTTTAATATGAAAAGCTGAATTCATCAAATGCAATGTATCAGAAAACTCGATCATGAGTTGACTATTCCAGCATTTTAGCGATCTCCGCAACCTTGCCGACAATAGCTATTTCTTCTTCCTGGCAGCTTTTCCTCAACATATCCAATGCTGTATCCCCGTCTCTGTTTTTTGCCCTGGGGTCTGCACCTCCGTCCCGCAGGACTTTCAGAATCTGAAGCGCTTCGTCAGCAAGGGTTCCGTAATTATCTGCTGCCATATCCCGGCAGTAAAAATACACCGCATAATGCAGTGGAGTTAACCCTGATCCGTCAGCCAAGTTGATATCTGCACCTGCTGCGATCAGTTTTTCTGTTTTCTGAAGGTAGCCCGGATGATAAAACATTTCCACTGCGTAGGTTAATGGGGTCATGCCGAAATCAATTGCGTCAGGTGAAAATCCGGCTTGGACAAGCATTTCAATATATTCAGGCAGGCACAACGTCAATGGAATAATTCTGTGGCTTGTGCCGTTCGGATAGACTTTTTCAGCCTCTCTGAGCCCGAGTCCGCCTTTTTTCAGAAGATAACGCACAAAATCCTCATTCCCGTTTTCCTGTACTGCGTTGTCAAGCACCAGGCCGATCGTGCTTCTAAAATTGAATCCCTT
Coding sequences:
- a CDS encoding AAA family ATPase; this encodes MPDQGNKNDSFRTDRSRDFEILRNRVNCTGCVFIVGLPGMGKSVLLNELAIHLQVEGKFPNQVSLIHCRNGWNAGDFYAAILDRLNSLTGKMENNGVEIDPQQIAERIDELPMALLIDDFQYVEDSLTRSLVEATHEMRSGKLIIASRIVPELGTLASAGVYTHILKYLDREESGSMVTRLLSFHGYEQGAGKLTEVLFRLTGGHPLLVKLLIGLVVSGKNTVRNLDLLEHAMQEKSEEYFNSMFWAGLDVHSVSLLRTFSLLRIPVNQDSILEMHPETDHVILASLRKQGLLEFDLEGNYWMHDVLRQFVSHKMTQAEISKLHGRIGESLHSAGQASMEMLREAYYQFVRSGKLDRAAQMLVELVEVNHLTEDQPQDLLPLLRDAIETLGIRSEELNYAYVKQLAMLNQDEAEKIIHGISGWRRHDLSGVVCYNRSDFPHAREHFEKALACCDSEKNRLLARLQIAICLTLCGDNPGAENILKSMAQERLLEENEILKIKFYCWGSVIKLYTEKPDEALDYARKAEILCRKNRTESLLNIAIGRQGVALCRMGEYPEAERLMLDGLEMGQRRGNLLRQLGAYSSLGYLKVLTRNYEEALDYENRALEISLIVKDSDYEFDTHAEKGYLFTCLQRFAEAEAAFEQAKAAMIKLNNSYYGLLFIIKSSPFLLAAGQADKAISEIMQVSDSLDRLSPSSVARVKYCLFKAFQLTNRQQEAEKTFREFQDLLSKLTSGLDDGVRRYVSDVERLLEQKRTGICVLCNGVTRRFAEPGALRDLRQRKMDFEIFIDFTESELLVDGKPVDLFGKTILVSLLFALARKPGRIIGTPKLFEQVWKRKFDYAVDGNNFRPTILRLRKKLGDEKGVRFILTSHDRGGYYFNSSVKHCIIFKE